ACAGTCTGTATTTCCACCTCTGGATTTGCAATGACATACTCTTCTTGCACCACCTGCACATCTTCCTGCATCCTGTCCTCCGCGGTCACCATGGCGATGGTCCCCTCTTCCGTCTCGGTGGTGGTGAGAAGAGTGCCGTCACCGATGGCAGTGACCAGAGTCATGGCCACCTGCTCGGTCAAGTTCTGCGGTGTGGCGATGGTGATGGTGTCGCCGCAGTCGGAGATGGATGCTCCCTCCTCGTTGAGGGAGGCGTTCCGGACGATGATCTGGTGGCTCCCTGCGCCGTGCGACTGGCTGACCAGCTGCTGCACCACTTTCACGATCTGACTGCTCATCTGTGGAGTCAGAGCAGCGTTGAATCTCAGGCTGCTACTGAACCCAGATTTCAGCACGACATACCTCACTCTGGCTTTCTACCTGAACTTCTTCACTCTGAGTCTACAGAGGGAACAGACAAGCCATACTtgtaaaatcaaacaaaaaacttgAGAGAATTTCAGCTCTCACGTCGATGATATACTCCTGAGTATCTGCCACCACAGAAGAGAACTCCACCAGAACTGCATTTGGATCATCAGAGATGATGGCTGCTGTCGCTACAGAGTCCCCCggcacctcctccaccacctcttCTGTCGCTGCCGCGTGTTTGCTGGATTCTTCTTTTCGGCAGCCGCCTGGTGGAAATAGAAGCAGATTTAATCTCCATTTATATTCGAAGGCAGTTGGTTTCTGTCGAACCTTTGGCACGCATATGCCGATTCAGAGTCCCGTGCTCAGCAAAGCCCCGCCCACACTTGGGGCACTTAAAgggcttttctccagtgtgatgGCGAATATGTCGCACCAGAGAACCTTTCTCTCGAAAGCCTCTCGGGCAATACTGACATTGGTACGGCTTCTCCTCACCATGGATCCTCTGATGAACCTGAAGAGCATTCTGGgtaaaaacacagacacagtcaGCGACAAGCAAACAAGACACATCATTAGCGTAAAGGTGGCTTCACGTACCTTGGTTTTGTAGTCCTTATTGCATCTGGCGCAGTGATACGGTCTTACATCCGAGTGACACCTCATGTGTTCGCGAATGTGTCCGATGGTTTTATACAATTTGCCGCACTCGCCGCACTTGTAGCGGCGCTCAGCTCCGTGATTCTCCATGTGCTTTCTCAACAAATACCCGGTCTGGAAGTCCCGCTGGCAGATGTTACACTTGAAGGGCTTGCCTGCATAACAAGCACAAAAGTATATGGTGGGTCGCTTGCTTTTAAAGGACTAAAAaacctcccccccccccaagaTGTGGTGCACTATCAGAATCCTAGACGCTTATTACGCTGAGCACAGTAGCATCAGTGAATCTCCCATCTCAGCATCATTTGGAATGAAATAAATCTGTCTTCTATCTATGTCACAAACTCACCAGCATGACCACTGACATGAAACCGGAAGTAGTTCAGGCCCTTGAAAGAGCGACCACAGTGAGGACACACATAGGGCTTTGATGGCGATAAAGTATTCGTCACATcctagaaaaataaaaagtcctGTTATTATCATAAAGCATTATGAGGCATAAACGTATTCCCACCTCAGTTTTTGACTCAACAAACTCTTCTTTAATTTGGATCTCTGTTTCCTCAGCATCAGGACAATCTTCAACCATCACACTGATCTCCTCCATCTGATGAtctgccccctcctcctccttcagtgcCAGTCCAGAGTTGATGATGGCTTGACAGATGAGGTTGTCGCCTACGGCTGCCGCGAGCGTCTCCGCCTGAGCCGACTCCACCACCACCTACACAGCAAGACTGTGTGACCCTCAGAACATTTGGAGTCTTTTCAATCTTCGCCCAGAAACATACTTGCTGCTCTTGACTTGTGCCGTCCACCTCCATCGTAAAGTGAACCTGGTGGATGACCTCTGGGGAGCCAGCTTCAACCAAATTGACTACCGCAGTTTGTGCTGCCGCTGTCTCGTCCTCTGACAATTCTTCCAAAACAATCACCTCTTGTTGTTCAGCTTGGTTGGAGTTGACCCCTGGACAGGTGGTGCAGTGTCGACAGAGAACTTCATAAGTCTTGAGAAAACCTACTTGCAATGCTTATCCATGAATTATATGTGTTTTAGGGAATTAAAAACAAGGGATAAGAACAGAAATGATTCCAGCAATGCATCCTAGCCACGCACTGAGCAGAGGAACACACCTTTCTGTTGTCCATCTTTGCTGACCAAGATCTCCTTGTACTGTACAAAGCGGATCTTTTCTGTGCATGGTGTTCGGGACTTCCGGTGCCTGGTGAGGGCGCCGGACTCTCTGAAGGAAATTCCGCACAGGTTACAGCGATACGGCCGCTCATctgcaattgaaaaaaataacaaataaagatTGAGATGAATAGAGATTTGATGAAGTTCGGTGAGCTGTACCAGTGTGACGGCGATTGTGGCGAATCAGGGAGCCTTTCGTGCGAAAGGAGGTTTCACAGAGTTCACATGAGAAGTTCTTCTGGTCGGAGTGAGTTTTCAAATGAGTTCTTAAGATGTTGGACTGGAATAAAAGCAAGTGACATGTGGGTGTGACACAGAAAAGTATGGTCAATAACTATGTTGCACTTCCTTTTGCCTATTAAAACTAAATAGCAAAAACATGCAAagcagagtgagaagagagTACGACTCActgttttaaaagttttttgGCAAAGCTGACAAAGGTAACGTCCATCTTGATCCActttaaatacatatttgtcAACCTTCCCAGATGTTGATTCTTTGGTTGTTTTCAGAGATTTCTGGCTGTGACCTTCATCAAGATGACTGCAGATATCACCTAGGAGagggaaacaaaacatttatgcgtatatatatatatatatatatatgtatgtatatatatatatatatatatatatatatatatatatatatcttatatTTTGCCGCAACAACCACGGATCTCATCTCACCGTTTGCGGTGGTGGTCACAGACTCTGAAGAAGACTCCGCTGGGACCACATCCTCCTCAGCGGACATGTTAACTCTGGACGCCTCGAGCTTAAAT
The genomic region above belongs to Synchiropus splendidus isolate RoL2022-P1 chromosome 19, RoL_Sspl_1.0, whole genome shotgun sequence and contains:
- the e4f1 gene encoding transcription factor E4F1; this translates as MNVENNHTAEAECERTKDGNETFTVQTYLGDEDEDVHKCGRCQLEFSTLEAFIQHKLHQSCKRVDNVTDISQHVQDQELEASRVNMSAEEDVVPAESSSESVTTTANGDICSHLDEGHSQKSLKTTKESTSGKVDKYVFKVDQDGRYLCQLCQKTFKTSNILRTHLKTHSDQKNFSCELCETSFRTKGSLIRHNRRHTDERPYRCNLCGISFRESGALTRHRKSRTPCTEKIRFVQYKEILVSKDGQQKGVNSNQAEQQEVIVLEELSEDETAAAQTAVVNLVEAGSPEVIHQVHFTMEVDGTSQEQQVVVESAQAETLAAAVGDNLICQAIINSGLALKEEEGADHQMEEISVMVEDCPDAEETEIQIKEEFVESKTEDVTNTLSPSKPYVCPHCGRSFKGLNYFRFHVSGHAGKPFKCNICQRDFQTGYLLRKHMENHGAERRYKCGECGKLYKTIGHIREHMRCHSDVRPYHCARCNKDYKTKNALQVHQRIHGEEKPYQCQYCPRGFREKGSLVRHIRHHTGEKPFKCPKCGRGFAEHGTLNRHMRAKGGCRKEESSKHAAATEEVVEEVPGDSVATAAIISDDPNAVLVEFSSVVADTQEYIIDTQSEEVQVESQSEMSSQIVKVVQQLVSQSHGAGSHQIIVRNASLNEEGASISDCGDTITIATPQNLTEQVAMTLVTAIGDGTLLTTTETEEGTIAMVTAEDRMQEDVQVVQEEYVIANPEVEIQTVIV